One region of Sulfuriroseicoccus oceanibius genomic DNA includes:
- the eboE gene encoding metabolite traffic protein EboE, with translation MHTERPLIGYCTNIHPGESWADTFANLQTKVTAVRDGVQAQADAASAFPDPYPIGLRLGADATRELMADADKRAAFRDWCERERMLLYTVNGFPYGQFHGTRIKEQVYQPDWAADERVSYTLDLFKLLIELAPDDSPQLTVSTVPASFKPHISGLTDPESHILRIRENLQHCAKELEAMSEASGIDLVLGLEPEPLGLIENATEAVGFFELLTSGLDAADRARFLRRIGITFDTCHAAIEYENAGESLDAYQAAGIRIAKIHLSNAIAFAPGDEGAIESISRFVEPTYLHQVIARKEDGSLIRSLDLPHALTDESLVADEWRVHYHIPLYAEPERPLGNTLATVHETADWLRANPGAVRHFEMETYTFDVMPEGVRPASDIEMLVNEHLWCARDFLPRATGA, from the coding sequence ATGCACACCGAACGTCCGCTCATTGGCTACTGCACCAACATCCACCCGGGAGAATCGTGGGCGGACACCTTTGCCAACCTGCAAACCAAGGTCACAGCGGTGCGCGATGGAGTGCAGGCCCAGGCCGACGCTGCCTCCGCCTTTCCAGATCCCTACCCTATCGGATTGCGCCTCGGAGCCGATGCCACACGCGAGCTGATGGCAGACGCCGACAAACGCGCCGCCTTCCGCGATTGGTGCGAACGCGAGCGCATGTTGCTCTACACGGTCAACGGCTTCCCCTACGGACAGTTCCACGGAACGCGGATCAAAGAACAAGTCTACCAACCCGACTGGGCGGCGGACGAACGCGTGAGCTACACGTTGGATTTGTTCAAACTGCTCATCGAGCTGGCACCTGACGACTCACCTCAACTCACCGTCTCCACGGTCCCCGCATCGTTCAAGCCCCACATCAGCGGGCTCACCGATCCCGAGTCCCACATTCTGCGGATCCGCGAAAACCTCCAGCATTGTGCCAAAGAACTCGAGGCCATGAGTGAAGCCAGCGGCATCGATTTGGTTCTTGGGCTGGAACCGGAACCGCTAGGTCTCATCGAGAACGCGACCGAAGCCGTTGGATTCTTCGAACTACTCACCAGCGGACTCGACGCCGCCGACCGCGCACGCTTCCTGCGCCGCATCGGCATCACGTTCGACACCTGCCACGCCGCGATCGAATACGAAAACGCCGGAGAATCGCTCGACGCCTACCAGGCCGCCGGCATCCGCATTGCCAAAATCCACCTCAGCAATGCCATCGCCTTCGCCCCGGGCGACGAGGGCGCCATCGAGAGCATCAGCCGCTTCGTCGAACCGACCTACCTCCACCAGGTCATCGCCCGCAAGGAGGACGGCTCGTTGATCCGCAGCCTCGACCTACCCCACGCGCTGACCGACGAATCACTCGTCGCCGACGAATGGCGCGTCCATTACCACATTCCGCTCTACGCCGAGCCAGAACGCCCGCTCGGCAACACATTGGCAACCGTCCACGAAACCGCCGACTGGCTGCGCGCCAACCCGGGCGCCGTCCGCCATTTCGAGATGGAGACCTACACCTTCGATGTCATGCCCGAAGGCGTGCGCCCCGCCAGCGATATCGAAATGCTGGTCAACGAACACCTCTGGTGCGCCCGCGACTTCCTGCCAAGAGCCACCGGAGCATAG
- a CDS encoding type II toxin-antitoxin system VapB family antitoxin has protein sequence MRITIEIDETTLEHCQAITGESKKSPAVAKAVEEFVKRKLAAEFGSKIMESHFDYPETSEELSALDR, from the coding sequence ATGAGGATCACCATCGAGATCGATGAAACCACCTTGGAGCACTGCCAGGCCATCACCGGAGAAAGCAAAAAAAGCCCAGCCGTAGCCAAGGCCGTGGAGGAATTCGTGAAACGCAAGTTGGCCGCGGAATTCGGCTCCAAAATCATGGAGAGCCACTTCGATTACCCGGAAACCTCCGAGGAACTCTCAGCCCTGGACCGCTAA
- a CDS encoding PIN domain-containing protein yields the protein MNADTSLVLVDSCCWIEALRKDGRIEVKMAVKYLLDEYKALLCGPVEYEVLSGARKNERDELRAYFNVLPYRPSDHKIWRKAAESAWKLRDAGVKAPHNDVIIATIAAEFGYRIFSIDKHFELMAGVLGFSLYVPGYGGLYNPE from the coding sequence ATGAATGCCGACACTTCACTCGTCCTCGTCGATTCCTGTTGCTGGATCGAAGCGCTGCGCAAAGACGGCCGCATTGAAGTCAAGATGGCGGTCAAATACCTACTCGACGAGTACAAGGCCTTGCTTTGCGGTCCGGTCGAATACGAGGTGCTCAGCGGTGCACGCAAGAACGAACGCGATGAACTCCGCGCCTACTTCAACGTGCTGCCTTACCGCCCGTCCGACCACAAGATTTGGCGCAAAGCAGCTGAGTCTGCGTGGAAATTGCGCGATGCCGGAGTCAAAGCTCCACACAACGATGTGATCATTGCCACGATCGCGGCGGAGTTCGGATACCGGATCTTCAGCATCGACAAGCACTTCGAACTCATGGCCGGAGTGCTGGGGTTCTCTCTCTACGTGCCCGGATATGGCGGGTTGTATAATCCTGAATAG
- a CDS encoding sugar O-acetyltransferase, with protein sequence MSSDSPDVTPNLDGGDFDSSTPELIAVITKARALTNQYNQHPADDADGRRAILTELLGHLGDSAYIDVPFYCDYGKNISIGDHVYIGLNCTFVDNHKITIGNNTLIASGVDIATATHPVSAKERIIDDPARTNKYRTMSAPVTIGNNCWIGANATIVPGVTIGDNTTIGAGSVVIKDIPANSLAAGNPCRVIRELE encoded by the coding sequence ATGAGTTCTGATTCCCCCGACGTGACACCCAACCTTGATGGCGGTGACTTCGACAGCTCGACGCCTGAGTTGATCGCGGTCATCACCAAAGCGCGGGCGCTGACAAACCAATACAACCAGCATCCGGCGGATGACGCCGACGGTCGGCGCGCCATTCTCACCGAACTTCTCGGGCACCTTGGCGACTCCGCCTACATCGACGTTCCCTTCTACTGCGACTACGGCAAGAACATCTCGATCGGAGATCACGTCTACATCGGACTCAACTGCACGTTTGTCGACAACCACAAGATCACCATCGGCAACAACACGCTGATCGCGTCGGGCGTAGACATCGCCACCGCCACCCACCCGGTCTCCGCCAAGGAGCGCATCATCGACGACCCGGCCCGAACCAACAAATACCGCACGATGTCAGCACCCGTGACTATCGGCAACAACTGCTGGATCGGCGCCAACGCAACCATTGTCCCCGGCGTGACCATCGGGGACAACACCACCATCGGCGCCGGCAGCGTGGTCATCAAAGACATCCCCGCCAACTCCCTCGCCGCAGGCAATCCCTGCCGCGTGATCCGGGAGCTGGAGTGA
- the purB gene encoding adenylosuccinate lyase, which translates to MIPNVLAERYATEPMKAIWSAEGRIVLEREFWIAVMKGQRDLGLDIPEEAIAAYESVKDQVDAQSIMDRERITRHDVKARIEEFCDLAGHEQIHKGMTSRDLTENVEQLQVFRSLGVIHTKVVAALARMKKHSVTWRDLFITARTHNVAAQPTTFGKRIAMFGEDLLVALEQLDHLIETYPVRGLKGAVGTQLDQLSLFDNDAEKVDQLEQRVMEHLGIKRRWTNVGQVYPRSLDTTTVSVLLALASGPSSFAKTLRLMAGHETASEGFAKGQTGSSAMPHKMNSRSCERVNGFHTILQGYLSMGAALAGDQWNEGDVSCSVVRRVMLPDAFFAIDGLLETFITILDQMDAYPAVIERENAYYLPFLMTTTIMMEAVKNGVGRETAHKAIKEHAVGTVNDLRVGKITSNDLLDRLAGDDRLGLSREQLDAILAGGQDKIGAAKAQLDTFVATVDKLVADNPNAAAYEPGAIL; encoded by the coding sequence ATGATCCCGAACGTCCTCGCCGAACGCTATGCCACCGAACCCATGAAGGCCATCTGGTCCGCCGAGGGGCGGATCGTTCTGGAGCGCGAGTTCTGGATCGCCGTGATGAAGGGCCAGCGCGACCTGGGTCTCGACATCCCGGAGGAAGCCATCGCCGCCTACGAAAGCGTCAAAGACCAGGTCGATGCCCAGTCCATCATGGACCGCGAGCGCATCACCCGCCACGACGTGAAGGCCCGCATCGAAGAGTTCTGCGATCTCGCCGGCCATGAGCAGATCCACAAAGGCATGACCTCGCGCGACCTGACCGAGAACGTGGAGCAGCTTCAGGTCTTCCGCTCACTCGGTGTGATCCACACCAAAGTCGTCGCCGCGCTGGCCCGCATGAAGAAGCACTCGGTGACATGGCGTGATTTGTTCATCACCGCACGCACGCACAACGTGGCAGCCCAGCCGACCACATTCGGCAAGCGCATTGCAATGTTCGGCGAAGACTTGCTCGTCGCTCTGGAGCAGCTCGACCACTTGATCGAAACCTACCCGGTGCGTGGTCTCAAAGGCGCGGTCGGCACCCAGCTCGACCAGCTTTCCCTCTTCGACAACGACGCTGAAAAAGTCGACCAACTCGAGCAGCGCGTGATGGAGCACCTCGGCATCAAGCGCCGCTGGACCAACGTCGGCCAGGTTTACCCACGCAGCCTCGACACCACCACCGTTTCGGTGCTGCTCGCACTCGCATCGGGTCCATCGTCGTTCGCCAAGACACTCCGATTGATGGCAGGTCACGAGACCGCCAGCGAAGGGTTTGCCAAAGGCCAGACCGGTTCGAGTGCAATGCCGCACAAGATGAACTCGCGTTCCTGTGAGCGCGTCAATGGCTTCCACACCATCCTCCAGGGCTACCTCTCGATGGGTGCCGCCCTCGCCGGCGACCAGTGGAACGAAGGCGACGTCTCCTGCTCGGTGGTGCGCCGCGTGATGCTTCCGGATGCATTCTTCGCCATCGATGGCTTGCTCGAAACCTTCATCACCATCCTCGACCAGATGGACGCGTACCCTGCCGTGATCGAGCGCGAAAACGCCTACTACCTGCCATTCCTCATGACCACCACCATCATGATGGAAGCGGTCAAGAATGGCGTCGGCCGCGAGACCGCTCACAAGGCAATCAAAGAGCACGCCGTGGGAACCGTCAACGACCTGCGCGTCGGTAAGATCACCAGCAACGACCTCCTCGACCGATTGGCTGGCGACGACCGCCTCGGCCTCAGCCGCGAACAACTCGACGCCATCCTCGCCGGTGGCCAGGACAAGATCGGCGCCGCCAAGGCTCAGCTCGACACCTTCGTCGCCACCGTCGACAAACTGGTCGCAGACAACCCGAACGCCGCCGCCTACGAGCCAGGCGCGATCCTGTAG